One part of the Deltaproteobacteria bacterium genome encodes these proteins:
- a CDS encoding DUF1571 domain-containing protein, with translation MKRFLLHITALLLGVLLLPGAPVAADKQRDFGSALEAAEKAYAAVNDYTSVIRKKVVVKGTLKEERNTIYKFMKPGSFYLKWTEGKRAGTEVIYVEGANNNKIRAHTGGMLSFMNTSLDPKGSLAMKDNLHPIYDSGFGFMLKVLRNDYNRHLKNRDAVITYEGLSDDGREIYKGVFPAAKGYYGHIVVVYIAEDTRIPTGIAVYGWNDEFIEEYHFEKVKLNAGLTAFDFDPKNPAYGY, from the coding sequence ATGAAGAGATTTCTTTTACATATCACTGCTCTGTTGCTTGGCGTCTTGCTCCTGCCAGGCGCCCCTGTTGCAGCGGATAAGCAGCGCGACTTCGGCAGCGCCCTCGAGGCAGCGGAGAAGGCGTATGCGGCGGTAAACGATTATACCTCCGTCATCCGCAAAAAGGTCGTGGTCAAAGGCACGCTTAAGGAAGAGCGCAATACGATATATAAGTTCATGAAGCCCGGGTCTTTTTATCTTAAGTGGACAGAGGGCAAAAGGGCCGGCACCGAGGTCATATATGTCGAGGGCGCCAACAATAATAAGATACGCGCGCATACCGGTGGCATGCTGAGCTTCATGAATACCTCCCTGGACCCGAAGGGCTCCCTGGCCATGAAGGACAATTTGCATCCCATATACGACTCCGGGTTCGGTTTCATGCTAAAGGTGCTGAGAAACGATTATAACCGTCATCTGAAAAACCGCGATGCCGTGATAACATACGAGGGCCTCTCCGACGACGGCAGAGAGATATACAAGGGCGTATTCCCGGCGGCAAAGGGTTACTACGGCCACATCGTGGTCGTTTATATTGCCGAGGATACGCGGATTCCGACAGGCATAGCGGTTTACGGATGGAACGACGAATTTATCGAAGAGTATCATTTCGAGAAGGTTAAACTGAATGCCGGGCTTACTGCCTTTGATTTCGATCCGAAAAATCCGGCCTACGGGTATTGA
- a CDS encoding cupin domain-containing protein — MEIIDVNAKTGFSETFIPRILRVKPEYKIPLICMEPGQQIAPHPGGVGIFYVLSGKAVMTVEGKDYEATAGMMLIVDKGETRGIRAIERFVAFAVHMTA, encoded by the coding sequence ATGGAAATAATCGATGTAAACGCCAAGACCGGATTTTCAGAAACCTTTATCCCGAGGATTTTAAGGGTAAAGCCCGAGTATAAGATTCCTCTAATCTGCATGGAGCCCGGGCAGCAGATTGCCCCGCATCCGGGCGGGGTGGGCATATTCTACGTGCTTAGCGGCAAGGCCGTGATGACAGTCGAAGGCAAAGACTACGAAGCTACGGCCGGGATGATGCTCATAGTGGATAAGGGCGAGACACGGGGCATAAGGGCAATCGAGAGGTTTGTTGCCTTTGCCGTGCACATGACGGCATGA
- a CDS encoding porin family protein gives MKKAFVLALITAAFVLTPSIARSEGFVGAYLGFNLPDDADAADISGFGAPTASLDMDPGIGLGLHGGMWFDKQNLPYLGLLLDYDIRVSNISAVKYPAITFPAEAGFVVASFTANAALRLPEGKVKPYAGIGFGFASAVIDDGYVTVIGVPIYMTGDDDTSSITQLFLGIDIELTEIASMFFEIKRSSADFEFQGDWWIDMEYKSTQIYGGVNLRF, from the coding sequence ATGAAAAAAGCATTCGTACTGGCGCTCATTACAGCGGCATTCGTGCTCACACCGTCCATTGCGCGCTCGGAGGGGTTTGTAGGCGCCTATCTTGGCTTTAACCTTCCAGACGACGCGGACGCAGCCGACATAAGCGGCTTTGGCGCGCCAACCGCATCCCTTGACATGGACCCTGGCATCGGGCTTGGCCTTCACGGAGGCATGTGGTTCGACAAACAAAACCTTCCATACTTAGGGCTCCTGCTCGACTATGACATCCGGGTATCGAACATCAGCGCGGTAAAATACCCGGCTATCACGTTTCCTGCGGAAGCGGGCTTTGTCGTGGCCTCATTCACGGCCAATGCCGCACTGAGGCTTCCCGAGGGCAAGGTAAAACCCTACGCGGGCATTGGCTTCGGTTTCGCCTCAGCTGTCATAGACGACGGCTACGTAACGGTCATCGGCGTGCCCATATACATGACCGGGGATGACGACACCTCCTCCATAACGCAGCTTTTCCTCGGCATCGATATCGAGCTAACGGAGATTGCCTCCATGTTCTTCGAGATAAAGAGAAGCTCCGCTGACTTCGAGTTCCAGGGAGATTGGTGGATAGACATGGAATACAAGTCAACGCAGATATATGGCGGCGTGAACCTTCGGTTCTAA